The following nucleotide sequence is from Deinococcus radiopugnans ATCC 19172.
CAGGAAGACGTTGTACACGTCCGGGTGCGCCTTCTCGATCTCGTCCAAGAGCAAGACCGCGTGCGGGTTCTTCGCCACCGCGTCGGTCAGCAGGCCACCCTGATCGAAACCCACGTAGCCGGGTGGGGCGCCGATCAGCCGCGCCACCGTGTGCGCCTCCTGGTACTCGGACATGTCGAAGCGGGCGAGGTGGATGCCCAGGCGATCTGCCAGCGCGCGGGCCAGCTCGGTCTTGCCCACGCCCGTCGGCCCGGCGAACAGGAACGCCCCCTGCGGTTTCTGCGCGTCGCGCAGGCCCGCGCGGGCCAGTTTGACGGCGCTGGCGACGGCTTCCACCGCCGCGTCCTGCCCGTAGACCCGACCCATCAGATCCGTTTCCAGCGTGGCGAGGGACTGAACCTCCTCCGCCTTCACTGCGCCCACAGGGACGCGGGCCATACGGGCCACCGTGGCCTCGATGTCGGCCACGTCGATCTGGCCGCCTGTTCCAGCGCTGCTGCGGGCCGCCCCAGCCTCATCGATCACGTCGATGGCCTTGTCGGGCAGGAAGCGGTCTCGCAGGTGGCGCACGCTCAGGCGCACGGCGGCGTCCAGCGCGTCGGGGGTGTACGTCACGCCGTGGTGCGTGGCGTACCTGGGGGCCAGGCCGCGCAGAATTTCCAGCGCATCCGCATCGGACGGTTCGGCCACCTCCACGGTCTGGAAGCGCCGCCACAGCGCCCGGTCTTTTTCCAGGTGGCGCAGCTCGGCGGGGGTGGTGGCCCCCATCACGCGCAGTTTGCCGCGTGCCAGCGCGGGTTTCAGGAGGTTGGCGGCGTCCACGTTGCCGCCTTCCGTGGCCCCGGCCCCCACCAGCGTGTGCAGCTCGTCGATAAAGAGCACGCTGTTTATGCCGTCCAGGGCGGCCAGCACCGCTTTCAATCGTTGCTCGAAATCGCCCCGGTAGCGTGTTCCCGCCAGCAACGCGCCCAAGTCCAGCGCATAGACCGATGCGCCTTTCAGGAATCCGGGGGCTTTTCCGTCCGCCACGCGCTGCGCCAGCCCCTCGGCCAGCGCCGTCTTGCCCACCCCCGGCTCGCCCACCAGCACGGGGTTGTTCTTGCCGCGCCGCGCCAGGATGTGCACCGCACGCGTCAATTCGGCGTCGCGCCCGATCACCGGGTCAAAGTCCCCGGCTCTGGCGGCGGCGGTCAGGTCTTGCGTGTAGGCCTCCAGCGGGTCTTGCTCAGCCTCGGCTTGCGGCGCACCTTCCTCGATGCCCGCCACGCGGCGCTCGCGGCTGCGGCCCTCCACCTTCGCCGTGCCGTGGGAGACGTAGGCCAGCATGTCCAGCCGGGTCACGCCCTGGGCTTCCAGCGCGGCGCGGGCCGGGGAGTCGGCCTCCTCCAGCAGTTCCACCAGCACGCGCGCCCCGTCGGCGTCCTCGCCCCCCTTGCCGCTGGCGTGCAGTTGCAGCACCGCGCCCTGCACGACGCGGTGAACGCCCAGCGTGAAGTCCGGCTCGGCGTCCTCCACGACTTCCAGCCCATCCAGTTGCATCTCCAGCTCGTCGCGCAGGCGCTCGACATCCGCGCCCACGGCCAGCAGCGCCTCACGGCCCTCGGGGTCATGCGTCAGCGCCAGCAGCAGATGCTCCAGGGTCACGTATTCATGCCCGGCTTCCCGCGCGTAGTCGGCGGCGCGGGCGATGGTCACTTGCAGGTGATCGCCGATCATTTGCGCCCCTGGCGGGCCGGTCTAAGGGTCAAAAGGCCTGAAGGTCTAAGGGGGGTGCCCTTACACCTCTGGTGGTCAGTTTTCATTCTGCTGCCTCCGGCTCGGCCACCACGCGCAGCGGATGGCCCTCCTGACGGGCGTGGGCAGTCACCTGGGCCACCTTGGTCTCGGCCACGTCGCGGGTGTAGACCCCGGCGACGCCCTGGCCCTTGTGATGCACCGCCAGCATGATGGTCTCGGCCTCCTGCTCGGCTTTGCGGAAGTACCGGGACAGCACCATCACCACAAAATCCATCGGCGTGTAATCGTCGTTGAGCAGCAGCACCCGGTACAGCCTGGGGCGCTGAGTCGTGGTGCGTTCGAGGGTCTGGGTGCGGCCTTGTTCGTCACGGCCACCGTCACGGCGCGTCATGCGGCGAGTGTAGCGGGCGCGGCGCTCAGGCGGCGGGGCAGAGGTTACGGTGGCCCCCACCCGGGCACGCCCTTCACGCGGGGCCGTTACGCCATTTCGCCTACTGGCCCCAGAAAATCCGTTTCCGGCGTATTCTGGACGGACTTATGACCCCAACCTTGCCGGACGCCTCCGTTCACGTCCGTGACCTGAAAAAACAGTACGCCGTCCACGAGAAGGAGCCGGGCTTCATGGGCAGCCTCCGCAGCTTCGTGAGCCGCAAAACCAAGTATGTGGAGGCCGTCAAGGGGGTGTCCTTCGATCTCGCGCCGGGTGAGGTAGTAGGTTTTCTGGGGCCGAACGGGGCGGGCAAGACCACCACCCTCAAGATGCTCTCGGGGCTGCTGCATCCGTCCGGCGGCGAGGCGCGGATCGCCGGCTTCGAGCCGCGCAAACGCGAGACGGCGTTTCTCAAGCAGATCACATTGGTGATGGGCCAGAAACAGCAGTTGATCTGGGATTTGCCCGCGCTGGACAGCTTTCTGGTCAATCAGGCCATCTACGAGATTCCCGACGATCAGTACCGCGCCACCATGCGCGAGTTCACCGAGGTGCTGTCGCTGGACGGCATCCTCAAGAAGCAGGTTCGCAAGCTGAGCCTGGGCGAGCGCATGAAGTGCGAACTGGCCGCCGCCCTGCTGCACCGCCCCCGCGTGCTGTTTCTGGACGAGCCGACGATTGGCCTGGACGTGAACATGCAGGAGTCGGTGCGCGCTTTTATCCGCGACTACAACGAGCGTTACGGGGCCACCGTGATCCTGACCAGCCACTACATGGCCGACGTGACGGCGCTGGCCCAGCGCATTCTGGTGATCGACAGCGGCCAGCTGGTCTTCGACGGCGATCTGGCCCGGCTGGCCGAGCAGGGCAAGGGTGGCGGCAAGACCGTGAAGCTCAAGCTGCGCGAGGCCGTCAGCGCCGCACAACTCGCCCCCTACGGAGGTGACGTGAAGGTGGACGGCCTGAGCGTGGAGATGACCGTGCCCCGCGCCGAGGTCAGCGTGCGGGCCTCCAGACTGCTGGCCGATCTGGACGTGGCGGATCTGACCGTGGAAGACCCGCCCATCGAGGCGGTGATGGCGGAACTGTTCGGGGCGGCGGAGAAAGTGGACGTCAAGGAGGCGGTGGTCAGCCGATGAGCATGCTCCGCAAAACCCGCGTCCTCTTTGCCACCCGCTTTGCGGAAATGGCCGAATACCGCGCCGAGGTCATCATCTGGATGCTGTCGGGCACCATCTCGCTGGTGATGATGCTGGTGTGGATGGCGCAGGCGGCGTCCGCTCCCGGCGGCCAGATCAACGGCTACGACGGCTCCGAGTTCGCCACCTACTTCCTGAGCGTGTGGCTGGTGGGGCAGCTGCTGGTGGTGTGGGTGGGCTGGGAACTGGATTTCATGATCCGGCAGGGCACGCTGTCGCCCAAGCTGCTGCGGCCGATGGATCCCATGTGGGTGGAGTACGCCGCCCACGTTGCCGAGCGCTTCGTCCGCATCGGGCCGATGCTGGTGCTGCTGGCGATCTTCGCCTTCCTGTCGGGCGCGTCGTTTACTCGCGAGTGGTGGGCCTATCCCGTCACGCTGGGCCTGTGCATTCTGGGCTTCACCGTCCGCTTCCTGTACGAGTACGCGCTGGGCCTGCTGGCGTTCTGGACGGAAAGCAGCACCGCCTTTTCCGAGGTGGCGTGGCTGCTGTACGCCGCGCTGGGCGGCCTGTTCGCCCCGCTGACCTTCTACCCGCAGTGGGTGCAGAACATCGCGGTCTGGACGCCGTTTCCCTACATGCTGGGCCTGCCGGCGCAACTGCTGGCGGGCAAGGCCACGCTGGCGCAGGCGGGCCACGGCGCCCTGATCCTGTTCGGCTGGGTGGTCTTGTTCTGGTTCGTGCGGCTGGCGATCTGGCGTCTGGGCCTGAAGAAGTACGGGGCGGTGGGGGCGTGAGGGCTGGGGACGCGGTTCGCAGGACGCAGGACGCGGTCAACGCCTGGTCTTTTCCCGCGCACCGCGCACCGCATCCCGCGTACACCCCGAGCCAGAGGCGCAAATGACCCGTTACCTGCGCTTGATCCGCATCTTCACCGGGGCCACCATCTCGGCGCAGCTGGAGTACCGGGCCAATTTCATCGGCGCCGTCCTGAGCAGTCTGGGACAGGTGGGCGTGGCGCTGCTGGCGATTGGCGTGCTGTTCGGGCAGGGCAGCGACACGGTGGGCGGCTGGACGTTCCGTGAGGCGCTGCTGGTCACGGGCTTTTTCATCCTGACCGAGGGGTTTATCGCCGTGTTTATCCAGCCCAGCATGAGCCGCATTGCCGACGCCATCCGCACCGGCAGCATGGATTTCACGCTGCTCAAGCCGGTGGACGCGCAGTTCAGCGTCAGCACGCGTTACCTGAACGTGCTGCGCGTGCCCGACATTCTGATTGGCCTGGGCCTGATCGTGTACGCGGCCTCGGCGCTGACCACCACACTGGGCGGGGTGCTGATTGCCGCCGTGCTGTACGCCTCGGCGCTGACCATCGTGTACTGCATCTGGCTGGCGCTGTCCACCACGGCGTTCTGGTTCGTCAAGACGCAGAACGTGGCCGAACTGTTCAACGGCATCTTCGGCGCGGGGCGCTTTCCGGTCACGGCCTTTCCGCTGCCCGTGCGTTTCGCGCTGACCTTTATCGTCCCGATTGCCCTGATCACCACCGTACCCGCGCAGGCCATGACCGGGCGGCTGTCGCCCGCGCTGGCGATGGCCTCGCCGCTGGTGGCCGCCGGGCTGTTCGCCGTGACCCGCCTGTTCTGGCTGCGGGCGGTGGGCAGCTACACCAGCGCCAGCAGCTGATGGTGGGGGAGAGGCTGGAACGGCTCAGGGCTGCGCTGTTGCCAGAGGGCTTTGAACTGCGGCAGGGGGCAGACCTGTCCAGCCTTGCCGCGCTGGACGCCTCCTTGCAGGCCCAGGACATCGTTCTGGACACCGAGGCCCTGCGCCGCGTCGCCTGGGCCGCGCTCGGACAACCCAGGCCCCGAGGCATCGGCCTTACGCCCGACGCCCGCGCCCGTCTGTCCCACCTGACTGACCTGCGTGACGTGTTCTCGCCCGCCGACGCCCAGCGGGTGGGCCGCGAATTCGCGGGCGAGCGGTGGCTGGCCCCCGACTTGCTGGCCGCGCGTCCGTGGCTGGATTCGCGCACGCCTCCAAAAGAAGTTGTGAGCGCTGTGATGGATTCGCAGTGGTCTGGACTGGTGGCGCTGCTGGGCGAGCATGGCCCATGGGTCTATGCGGCGAATGTGGCGGATTTGCAGGGTCTGGGCCGGCGGTACGGCGAACTGGTCAGGGCCGCCGCCCTCGCGCCCGAACATGAGGCGCTGGACGCGGCTTTCAGCCAGCCTGAGTTTCCCTCTCTGCTGGCGCGGCTGGAAGCCACGGATTACCGCCAGCCCTCCGGCGTGAAAGCTGACCTGATCGAACTGGAAAGGGCCTTCTGGAACGCGGCGCGGGCGCAGGCCCAGCAGGACTGGGAGGGCTGGCAGGCCCGGCGGGGCGGGTAGACTGTGCCGCATGACGAACCGACTTGCCGTCCGGCGGGGCGTTCGCCCCCGCGCGCTGTCTCTGGCCCTGTTGCTGGGCGCTGGTCTGGCGCTGGCCCAGTATTCACCGTCCGCGACGTTCGATCTGGGCGTGGGCTTCGGGCAGACGGCGCTGAGCAGTTCCATTTTGCAGGGCACCCTGGAACTGTCTGGCAAGTCGGGCAAGAGCGCCCCGTCCGCCTACACCCCCGATCCGCGGCTGGCCGTGAGGTTCAGTGAGGGACGCCTGGGCCTGTTCCGTCAAAGGCTGGCCGATCAGGCCATGAAAGGCAAATCCGCGCAGGAGAAGCAAGCCTTTGTCGCTTTCCTGAAGGACAACGATCTGGCGAACGGCCTGTGGGTTTTCAATGCCTTCGACAAGCGCAGTCCGGGCCTGCCGGAACTGGTGGCCACCTATCTAGGTGGGATGTGGAAACAGGTGTCGGGCACGAGTCCTGATCCAACCAAGCTGGACGCCCTGCGAGAACAGTTGCAGCGCTCCATGCTTCAGCCCGCCCAGTTCTCGAAGATTAACGTCATGTCCGCCGAGGAGCGTCTGGACTGGATGTTCAGCCTGTCCTATGACCACGACGCGCTGGCGCAGGACGGCCTGTTCAACGACGATCCGGCCAGCCGCAAGAAACGCGCACAGCTGGCCCTGGCGTCGGCGAAAGCGAACGGCTTCGATCTGAGCAAACTCGATCTGAAATAATCAGACCTCCGATGGAATCGTTTGTAAAACGATGGAAATCCGAGCGGACGCGAGAAGGAGCAGAACGGGTTCCGGGCGTGAAGTTGACAAACCGCTGCTGTCCCGGTTTGTTAACGAAACAGACGGAATCCGTATAAGCCTCAGCCCTGCCCACGCTGCCGCGCGTAATCCCGGCGAACCATCGCGTTGCCGCGCATCATGCCGAAGCGTTCGTAGAACGGCACCAGTTCGTCGTCGCAGGCGGTGTCGATCATGTACAGGCCGTCCAGTTGGACGAACAGGCTCTCCATCAAACGTGACGCGATGCCCTGGCCGCGCCACCCGGCCCAAACCTCCAGCAGCGGAATGTACGCGCACAGCACGCCGTCGCTGATGGCGTGGACGAAGCCGATCACCTGGCCGTCGTCTACCGCCAGCGCCATCCGGTAGGAGCCAGCGAGAATCCGGTGCAATGTCTGCGGTGTCGGCGGGTTGGGCCAGCCCTCGAAAAAGCCGTTCAGGGCAGCGGGCGTAATCCCTTCCAGGTTGGTTTGAAGCTGCATCCTCCCAGCCTGAAGCATGATCCAAGCCTAAGCATCGGCCATCTGGCGCACTTCACGTCGCCGCCCTACATTGGCCGCATGCCCGACACCACGCCCAAACTGTTCCAACCGCTCAAACTTCAGGGGCTGACCCTGCCCAACCGGATCGTCGTGTCGCCGATGTGCATGTACAGCGCCCACAACGGGCTGGCCAACGATTTTCACCTCGTCCATCTGGGCCAGTTCGCGCTGGCCGCGCCGGGCCTGATCTTCACCGAGGCCGCCGCCGTCTCGCCCGAGGGGCGCATCAGCCCCGAGGATCTGGGCCTGTGGGCCGACGAGCAGATCATCCCGCTGGGGCGCATTACCGACTTCATCCACGCGCAGGGCGGGCGAGTCGGCATTCAGCTGGCGCATGCCGGGCGCAAGGCCAGCACCTACGCCCCATGGCGTGGCAAGGGCGCGGTGGCGCACGAGTACGGCGGATGGGGCGTGATCGGGCCGGATACGCAGGCGTTCGCGCCGGTCTTTCACACCCCCAACGCCATGACCGCCGACGACATCGGGCGCGTCACGCAGGATTTCGTGGCGGCTGCCCAGCGGGCGGAGATTGCCGGCTTCGACGTCGTCGAGATTCATGCCGCCCACGGCTACCTGCTGCACCAGTTCATGTCGCCGCTGTCGAACTCGCGCACCGACGACTACGGCGGCTCCTTCGAGAACCGTACCCGCTTTCTCATGGACGTGGTGCGGGCCGTGCGCGGCGGCTGGCCCATGCACAAGCCGCTGTTCGTGCGGGTGAGCGCCACCGATTGGGCCGGGAGCGGCTGGGATCTGGAGCAAACGGTCAGGCTTGCGGGCCTGCTGGAGCGCGAGGGCGTGGATGTGCTGGACGTCAGCAGTGGCGGCCTGACCACCGAGCAGCAGATCACCCCCGCCCCCGGCTATCAGGTGCCGTTCGCCACCGCGGTCAAGGACGCCGTACGCGATCTGGACGTCATGGCGGTGGGCATGATCGAGAGCCCGCAGCAGGCCGAGGACATCTTGCAAAAGGGTCAGGCGGACCTGATCGCGCTGGGCCGCCCGTTCCTGGGCGATCCGCACTGGGCCTGGCACGCCGCGCAGCAGCTGGGCGTGACACCGGATGTGGCCGCGCAATACCAGCGGGGCAACCGGCTGGACTAAACCTGCCGCTCTGTTCCGATCAGCGTGTGCTCGCTTTTTAAGCTGAAGAACCGTTCTCCGTTGTTCAGGCTTGCGGTTCAAGTCGAGGCCCGTGGGCCTGTTCAGCCGTAGACCGGCAGCTCGTCGGTAAAGCGTCCGTCCAGCAGGTGCAGCACGCGGTCCGCGTACCCGGCCAGCCGGTCATCGTGCGTGACCAGCAGCACCCCCGCCCCTTCCTCGCGGGCCAGCGCCACCAGCAGCGCCGCGACGGTGGTGGCATTGGCGCGGTCCAGGCTGCCGGTGGGTTCGTCGGCCAGCACCACCGCCGGCCCCGAGGCGAGGGCGCGGGCCACGGCCACCCGCTGCCGCTCGCCGCCGCTCAGGACACCTGGAAAGGCGGCCTCGCGTCCAGCCAGGCCCACGCGGGCCAGCAGGGCGTGGGCGCGTGCCGGGTCCCGCTGTCCGGCCAGCCGCATGGGGATCAGCACGTTGTCCAGCACGCTCAGGTCTTCCAGCAGGTAATGGTGCTGAAAGACCAGCCCCACCCGCCCGGCCCGCCGCACCGCCCGCGCCTGGGTGTCCAGCGTGTCGGCCCGCTCTCCGGCCCACCACACCTCGCCCGCGTCCGGCACGTCCAGGCCGCCCAGCAGGTGCAGCAGCGTGCTTTTGCCGCTGCCCGACGGCCCGGTGACCGCCACCACCTCGCCCGGCTGGACCTGCAGGGATACGCCGTGCAGGACCGTCAGGGCGCCAAAGCTGTGGCGCAGGTCCAGGGCTTCCAGGGCGGGGGGAGAGGCAGGCGTCACGCGGCGCATCTTACCCTGCGCGTCTGCGCCCAGCGGGGGAGACCCTTCGCCGTTTCTTGTAATGAAATCCACTTTCCGGTCTTGTCGCACCTTCCCGCGCTATTCTGTATCCGATGCACCGTGTGTCCGAGCTGAAACAAAATCCGCTGTTCCTCAACGTGCCCGAGGACGCGCTGCGCGAGGCGGCTCGTGTGGTCACCCGGCGGCAGTTCGGCGTGGGCGACGTGGTTCTGGAACAGCAGACGGCGGGCGAGGCGCTGCACCTGCTGGTGTCGGGCGCGGTGCGCGTCAGCCGGGTGGGGCCGGGCAGCCACGGGCGCGTGATGGGCGACGTGTACGCTCCTGGCGTGATCGGCGAAACGGCGGTGCTGGGCGGCGGTGAGCGCAGCGCCACGGTGGTCGCCCTGACCGACGTGACCACCCTGATGCTGTACCGCAGCCATTTCAAGCAGTTGCTGGTGCGCCACCCACAGGTGTTGTGGAACCTCAGCGCGATGCTGGTGGCCCGCGTCACCGCCCTGAACGACGAGCTGATCGCCTTTGGCCTGAACACCGAGGCGGCCCTGAGCCATGTCTTCAGCGGCCAGTACCGCCAGCGCGTGGCGGCGGGCGTGCCGGACCCCGCCACGCTGCCGCTGAGCATCACTGACATCATGCTGCGCGTCTCGGCCAGCCGCGAGACGGTGGTGCGCGTGCTGCGCAAGCTCGAACGCCAGCATTTTCTGACGATGACGGCCCACAACATCACCCTGCTGGACCCGCAGGGCATCGAGGAGGTCATCCTCGACGAACTCAACGCGCTGGACTGACCCCGGAACAGTCCACGTCAGGCGCTATCCTGCCCGCATGCGACTGGTCAGAATGATGTGGAACGGCGAGGCCCACTGGGGCGAGGTAGATGGAGAAGCGGTGCAGTTCACGCGGGGCATGGGCGGCCCGCGTACCGGCGACTCGGCCCCTCTCGACGAGGCCGCCCTGTTGCCGCCCGCCGAGCCCAGCAAGATCGTCTGCGTGGGCCGCAATTACCTGGATCATATCCGCGAGCTGGGCAACGACAAGGGGGACCTGCCCACCGAACCGGGCATCTTCTTAAAAGGCCCCAACGCGCTGGCCGAGCCGGGCGGCACGGTGGATGCCCCCGAGTGGAGCGACAACTTTCACTTCGAGGGCGAACTGGCGCTGGTGATCGGCACGCGGGCGCGGCACCTGACGCCGGAGAATGCCCTGGCCGCCGTCGCGGGCTACACCTGCGGGCTGGACCTGACCGCCCGTGACCGCCAGAAAACAGACCTGCAGTGGTTCCGGGCCAAGGCCGCTGACCGCTTCTGCCCGCTGGGGCCGTGGCTGGAGACGGACTTTGATCCCTCGGACGTGCGCGTGCAAACCCGCGTGAACGGGGAGACGAAACAGGACAGCCGCACCAGCCTGATGATTTTCGATGTGCCCGCCATTCTGGCCTACGTGACCCGTTTCGTGACCCTGGAGCCGGGCGACGTGGTGCTGACCGGCACGCCCGAGGGTGTCGGCCCCGTCAAGGCGGGGGACACGGTGGAAGTCGATGTGGAGGGTATTGGGGTGCTGGTCACGCGCATCGGGTGAGCGCAGGGTGAGCCAATCCTTTGCCGCTGGCCGCGCCGAACATGCCAGACTTGACCGATCATGCTGAAATTGAGGTGGCTTCTCGGCGTTCTGCTAACGGGTGCGCTGTCGCAGGGGACGGCGGCGGCCGTGCTGAGCTGCACGGCAGACCCGTCTTCCAGCGTGGAACGCGTGCTGCGCGGGGTGGTGGGCGGCGAGCCGGTGCCCGCTGGTTTCAGCGTGACCTACACGGAGTCGCAGCCCCCGCACGCCAGCCTGAGCCTGAGCATTCACGCCGACGGCACGGTAGCGCAGCAGGCGGTGGGCGAGCCGGTGGGCCAGCCCCGAGCCGTCACGCCCTGGGAATGGCGCAAGCTGGCCGCCCTGATCGTGGTCAGGAAGCTGTGGCAGCAGCAGACCCCGGAACGCGCGCCCGGCAACGACGAGGGCCGCGCCACCCTGACCCTGCGCTGCGGCGATCAGAGCAGCGAAGTGTGGGAGTGGCAGGGCGATCTGGTGAAGAACCGGCGGCTGATCCAGGTGCGCGAGGCCATGAAAAAAGCCGCCTGGACTCCATAGCGAGCCAGCCCTCTCTCGGGGGTGGACGGCGCGGGATAGACTGGCCGCCATGATTGGAAAAACGTACACGACGATGCTCGGCGAGCGCGAGCTGAGCATCGAGACCGGCAAACTCGCCAAGCTGGTCAGCGGCAGCGTCACCCTGCGTTACGGCGACACCATGCTGCTGGTCACCGCCCAGGCCCGCGACGACAAGAGCACGCTGGACTTCCTGCCGCTGACCGTGGAATTCGAGGAACGCCACTACGCCGTGGGCAAGATTCCCGGCTCGTTCCACCGCCGCGAGGGCCGCCCCGGCGAGAAGGCCATCCTGGGCGCGCGCATCACCGACCGCCAGATTCGCCCCCTCTTCCCCAAGGGCTACCGCCACGAGACCCAGGTGATCATCACCGTGATCAGCGCCGACGGCCAGAACGCGCCGGACGTGCTGGGGCCGGTGGGCGCCTCGGCGGCCCTGTCCCTGAGCGACATTCCCTGGGCCGGCCCCACCGCCTGCGTGCGCGTGGGTCAGGTCGACGGCCAGTACGTCATCAACCCCACCGCCGAGCAACTGACCCGCAGCCCCATGGATCTGGTGGTGGCCGGCACCAGGGACGCCGTGATGATGGTGGAGGCGGGCGCGCAGAACGCCTCTGAGGACGATCTGGTGGGGGCCATCGAGTTTGCCCACGCCGAGATGCAGGGCGTGATCTCGCTGATCGAGACCATGCGCGAGGAAATGGGCCAGGAGAAGTTCAACTTCCTGGAGGAAACCGATCTGACCACCGATCTGGTGCCGGAGCTGACCGAGAAGGCCAAGGCGGGCGGCCTGAAAGATGCGCTGCTGACGGTCAAGAAGAAAGACCGCAGCGCCCGCACCAAGGCCCTGCGCGACGGGATCATCGCGGGCTACGAGCCAGACCCCGACGCCGACGGCGCCAAGGAGCGCATCACCGCCCTGAAGAACGCCTTCAACAAGGTGGAAAAACAGGAGCTGCGCCGCCTGATTCTGGAAGACGACCTGCGCGCCGACGGCCGCGATTCCAAGACCGTTCGCCCCATCTGGATCGAGGCGCGGCCCCTGCCCCGCGCGCACGGCAGCGCCATCTTCACGCGCGGCGAGACGCAGGTGCTGGGCGTGACCACCCTGGGCACCGAGCGCGACGAGATCCTGGTGGATGACCTGAGCGCCGAGGACAACGACAAGTTCCTGCTGCACTACAACTTCCCGCCGTACAGCACTGGCGAGGTCAAGCGCATGGGCGGCCAGTCGCGCCGCGAGATCGGGCACGGCAACCTCGCCAAGCGGGCCATCCGCGCGGTGCTGCCTTCCTTCGAGGAGTTCCCCTACGTGATCCGCATTGTGGGCGAGGTGCTGGAATCCAACGGCTCCTCCTCGATGGCGACCGTGTGCGCCGGCACGCTGTCGCTGATGGACGCGGGCGTGCCGATCAAGGCGCCGGTGGCGGGTGTGGCGATGGGCCTGGTGATGGAGGGCGACAAGTACCGCGTCCTGACCGACATCCTGGGCCTGGAAGATGCGCTGGGCGATATGGATTTCAAGGTCTGCGGCACGGCTGAGGGCGTGACCGCCCTGCAGATGGACATCAAGGTGGGGGGCATCACCCCGCAGATCATGCGCGAGGCGTTGGCGCAGGCCCGCGACGGCCGCCTGCACATTCTGGGCAAGATGGCCGAGGTGCTGGCCGCGCCGCGCCCGGAACTGTCGCCCACCGCGCCGCGCATCATTTCCCTGAAGATCAACCCCGAGCTGATCGGCAAGGTGATCGGCCCCGGCGGGAAGCAGATCCGCGAGCTGGAGGCGATGGGCGCGCAGATCACGGTGGAGGAGGACGGCACCGTGCGTGTGTTCAGCGCCGAGTCGGCGTCGGCGGAAGCCGTGCGCGACCGCATTATGAGCATCACCCGCGAGGCCAAGGCGGGCGAGGAATTCGACGGCACGGTGGTCAAGACCACGCCGTTCGGGGCGTTTATCAACCTGTACCCCGGCCAGGACGGCATGCTGCACATCTCGCAGATGTCCGAGGAGCGCGTGAACGCCGTGGAAGACGTGATGAACGTGGGCGACAAGCTGCGCGTCAAGATCGTGGCCGTGGATGACCGGGGCAAGATCGACCTGATCCGCCCCGAACTGGAAGGCAAGATCGCCCCGCGTGAGGCGCGTCCGCCGCGTTCGGGTGGCGGGGACCGGGGAGGACGGCCCCCCAGGCGCGACTGAGGGCGGTCCTTAACCCTTCCAGCAACAAACCACCCCCTCTCCTGTCAGTGGAGAGGGGGTGGTTTGTTGCTGCGGCCCGCTCAGCGGCTGGCGATCTTCGTCCGCTTCTCCAGCTGATCGGTGAACAGCGTCAGCACGGTGGTCAAGGCCAGGTACACCACGGCCACGGTGGTCAGCACGGGAATGGGCTGGAAGCTCTCGGAGCTGACCCGCGATCCGGCCAGTGTCAGCTCCAGCAGGGCGATGCTGGACGCCAGCGAGGAATCCTTGAGCAGCGCCACGATGTTGTTGACCAGGGGCGGCACCACGATCCGCAGGGCCTGGGGCAACACCACGGTCGTCATGGTCTGACCGCCGCTCAGGCCCAGGCTGCGGGCCGCCTCGCCCTGACCGCGTGGAATCGCCAGAATCCCGGCGCGTATGACCTCGGCGTTGTACGCGCCCACGTTCAGCGACAGGGCGATCACCGCAGACCAGAATTCATCGAGTTGCAGGTTGATGCCGATGG
It contains:
- a CDS encoding ABC transporter ATP-binding protein, with amino-acid sequence MTPTLPDASVHVRDLKKQYAVHEKEPGFMGSLRSFVSRKTKYVEAVKGVSFDLAPGEVVGFLGPNGAGKTTTLKMLSGLLHPSGGEARIAGFEPRKRETAFLKQITLVMGQKQQLIWDLPALDSFLVNQAIYEIPDDQYRATMREFTEVLSLDGILKKQVRKLSLGERMKCELAAALLHRPRVLFLDEPTIGLDVNMQESVRAFIRDYNERYGATVILTSHYMADVTALAQRILVIDSGQLVFDGDLARLAEQGKGGGKTVKLKLREAVSAAQLAPYGGDVKVDGLSVEMTVPRAEVSVRASRLLADLDVADLTVEDPPIEAVMAELFGAAEKVDVKEAVVSR
- the clpS gene encoding ATP-dependent Clp protease adapter ClpS; amino-acid sequence: MTRRDGGRDEQGRTQTLERTTTQRPRLYRVLLLNDDYTPMDFVVMVLSRYFRKAEQEAETIMLAVHHKGQGVAGVYTRDVAETKVAQVTAHARQEGHPLRVVAEPEAAE
- a CDS encoding ABC transporter permease; amino-acid sequence: MTRYLRLIRIFTGATISAQLEYRANFIGAVLSSLGQVGVALLAIGVLFGQGSDTVGGWTFREALLVTGFFILTEGFIAVFIQPSMSRIADAIRTGSMDFTLLKPVDAQFSVSTRYLNVLRVPDILIGLGLIVYAASALTTTLGGVLIAAVLYASALTIVYCIWLALSTTAFWFVKTQNVAELFNGIFGAGRFPVTAFPLPVRFALTFIVPIALITTVPAQAMTGRLSPALAMASPLVAAGLFAVTRLFWLRAVGSYTSASS
- a CDS encoding AAA family ATPase; translated protein: MIGDHLQVTIARAADYAREAGHEYVTLEHLLLALTHDPEGREALLAVGADVERLRDELEMQLDGLEVVEDAEPDFTLGVHRVVQGAVLQLHASGKGGEDADGARVLVELLEEADSPARAALEAQGVTRLDMLAYVSHGTAKVEGRSRERRVAGIEEGAPQAEAEQDPLEAYTQDLTAAARAGDFDPVIGRDAELTRAVHILARRGKNNPVLVGEPGVGKTALAEGLAQRVADGKAPGFLKGASVYALDLGALLAGTRYRGDFEQRLKAVLAALDGINSVLFIDELHTLVGAGATEGGNVDAANLLKPALARGKLRVMGATTPAELRHLEKDRALWRRFQTVEVAEPSDADALEILRGLAPRYATHHGVTYTPDALDAAVRLSVRHLRDRFLPDKAIDVIDEAGAARSSAGTGGQIDVADIEATVARMARVPVGAVKAEEVQSLATLETDLMGRVYGQDAAVEAVASAVKLARAGLRDAQKPQGAFLFAGPTGVGKTELARALADRLGIHLARFDMSEYQEAHTVARLIGAPPGYVGFDQGGLLTDAVAKNPHAVLLLDEIEKAHPDVYNVFLQLMDHGTLTDHAGKKLDGRGLILVFTTNAGAADASRPALGFGREGRAGEEAEAVKRTFTPEFRNRLDAVIYFRPLSREVMAGIVDKFLRELEAQLAERGVTISVSPEARARLAELGYDPQMGARPLARVIEERLGRPLADELLFGALKEGGAITVDFSQGAFTFST
- a CDS encoding GNAT family N-acetyltransferase codes for the protein MQLQTNLEGITPAALNGFFEGWPNPPTPQTLHRILAGSYRMALAVDDGQVIGFVHAISDGVLCAYIPLLEVWAGWRGQGIASRLMESLFVQLDGLYMIDTACDDELVPFYERFGMMRGNAMVRRDYARQRGQG
- a CDS encoding ABC transporter permease, with protein sequence MSMLRKTRVLFATRFAEMAEYRAEVIIWMLSGTISLVMMLVWMAQAASAPGGQINGYDGSEFATYFLSVWLVGQLLVVWVGWELDFMIRQGTLSPKLLRPMDPMWVEYAAHVAERFVRIGPMLVLLAIFAFLSGASFTREWWAYPVTLGLCILGFTVRFLYEYALGLLAFWTESSTAFSEVAWLLYAALGGLFAPLTFYPQWVQNIAVWTPFPYMLGLPAQLLAGKATLAQAGHGALILFGWVVLFWFVRLAIWRLGLKKYGAVGA